In candidate division WOR-3 bacterium, the following proteins share a genomic window:
- a CDS encoding TonB family protein, translating to MRRLPIATVLLVFVFFSCQGKVERFDGEPGGILTVGTMEIPAVISPLEPSVFTSNEILDLLFLRLHEIDPGTGKMRPVLAESWEFSEDLKSITYYLRKGVEWWDGEPVTAYDVLYTYEQMKEPSNNYPNINALRFINKVEVLGDYAIKFTFDKVYADILTDSDIMPVPRHINEQLGSEFGASPTGNGPYRVEEWVRGSVMILVANETYYDGRPPLDEIRIRHYRSTNEMLEDFRDGDLEMMFNITPSTAEAIRNNDNVGIYSEPGSSYLYIGWNLTHPFLKDVRVRKALAMAIDRQRILSDIYGSRGEISLGPLPPSSWAYNSEVHPIIYDIEGARSLLREQGFVDYNRNRVIDKDRTDFTVRIITNSENPDRLAILRYIADDLQKIGIRVITQTLAANDFVNVLVDRQFDGFVMGWRVGDKIDPTLYWHSKGRYNLVSYSNALVDSLIDAGISMLDRNKARAVWNEFQKVVYEEQPYSFLVVPDRIAATYKRVRGIDHEVRLANATEYWIPEAERRVSLASAIPPTETSTEGTSGVTSLPAVLETTGTAREEPPSVIAPERLLEAAAQSDTAVADTGSASLVAELPPAPPKPSVITRAEAVRRVQPKYPAAALEFAASGTIVVRVLVGTNGSVKDATIIKSFGNPACEQAALAAARQWEFNPATKDGTSFEQRVSIPFTFAPE from the coding sequence ATGCGACGTTTGCCAATTGCCACTGTGCTTCTTGTATTCGTGTTTTTTTCCTGCCAGGGTAAGGTCGAAAGATTCGACGGTGAGCCCGGTGGAATTTTGACTGTAGGTACTATGGAAATCCCTGCGGTAATCAGTCCGCTTGAACCGTCGGTATTCACGTCCAATGAAATCCTCGACTTACTTTTCTTGCGCCTCCATGAGATCGATCCGGGAACCGGCAAAATGAGGCCAGTTCTTGCTGAGTCATGGGAATTTTCGGAAGACTTGAAATCAATTACGTATTATTTAAGAAAAGGTGTTGAATGGTGGGATGGGGAACCGGTGACAGCGTATGATGTGCTCTACACTTACGAGCAGATGAAGGAGCCCTCGAATAATTATCCGAATATCAATGCGCTCCGTTTTATTAATAAGGTTGAGGTGCTCGGTGATTACGCGATAAAATTCACATTTGACAAGGTATACGCGGATATTTTGACTGATTCGGACATCATGCCAGTGCCCAGACATATCAACGAACAACTCGGTAGTGAGTTCGGTGCATCGCCTACTGGTAATGGACCTTATCGTGTGGAAGAATGGGTTCGGGGTTCAGTGATGATACTGGTTGCCAACGAAACCTATTATGACGGCCGGCCACCCCTAGATGAGATACGGATCAGGCATTACAGGAGCACAAATGAAATGCTGGAAGATTTTCGGGACGGCGATCTGGAAATGATGTTTAATATTACACCCAGTACTGCAGAAGCAATTAGGAATAATGATAATGTCGGTATCTATTCTGAACCTGGTAGTTCCTATCTTTATATTGGATGGAACCTGACTCATCCGTTTCTGAAGGATGTGCGCGTGCGTAAGGCATTAGCGATGGCTATTGACAGACAGCGGATACTGAGCGACATCTACGGCAGTAGGGGGGAGATTTCATTGGGACCGTTACCCCCATCGTCGTGGGCATATAATTCTGAAGTTCATCCTATTATCTATGATATAGAAGGAGCCCGTTCTCTATTGCGGGAACAGGGTTTCGTGGACTACAATCGTAATAGGGTAATTGACAAGGATCGAACGGACTTTACGGTCAGAATCATCACCAACTCGGAAAACCCTGACCGACTCGCCATATTGCGCTACATTGCAGATGATCTGCAGAAGATTGGTATAAGAGTGATTACGCAGACACTCGCGGCAAATGATTTTGTGAACGTTCTTGTGGACAGGCAATTCGATGGTTTCGTGATGGGCTGGCGCGTCGGTGATAAAATCGACCCGACCCTGTATTGGCATTCAAAAGGTCGGTATAACCTTGTGTCCTATTCCAACGCGCTTGTAGATTCATTAATCGATGCAGGCATTTCCATGCTGGATCGTAATAAGGCAAGAGCCGTCTGGAATGAGTTCCAGAAGGTCGTTTATGAGGAACAACCCTATTCTTTTCTTGTAGTACCTGACAGGATCGCCGCGACTTACAAGCGAGTAAGGGGTATTGACCATGAGGTGCGATTGGCGAACGCAACCGAGTATTGGATCCCTGAAGCAGAACGTAGAGTCAGCCTGGCATCGGCAATTCCTCCAACCGAGACGTCAACAGAAGGGACGTCGGGTGTTACATCTCTGCCAGCTGTCCTCGAAACCACAGGAACGGCCAGGGAGGAACCGCCTTCAGTGATCGCACCTGAGAGACTTCTTGAGGCAGCAGCACAAAGTGATACAGCGGTTGCCGATACCGGGTCCGCGTCGCTTGTGGCCGAGCTGCCGCCCGCACCTCCTAAACCTTCCGTCATCACACGTGCGGAGGCTGTCAGGCGCGTCCAGCCCAAGTATCCTGCTGCCGCTCTCGAGTTTGCAGCTTCTGGTACGATTGTTGTACGAGTTCTCGTTGGTACTAACGGGTCGGTCAAGGATGCTACAATCATCAAGAGTTTTGGCAATCCAGCGTGTGAGCAGGCTGCACTGGCTGCCGCCCGTCAGTGGGAATTCAATCCTGCTACGAAAGACGGCACTTCTTTTGAACAGAGGGTGTCAATTCCTTTCACTTTTGCTCCAGAATAG
- a CDS encoding mechanosensitive ion channel family protein: protein MIEWLQAFGIKIAIIVVLGFVGWLLSTRLVPRVIRRTIHFRMRDKPEIMIKTRSKTISHVITNTIGIVIGVIVLFTVLGQIGVNIGPALASLGVVGLAISFGAQGLIKDVLNGLFILLENQYGIGDVVKVGGVSGLVEEVNLRRTVLRDLDGIVHYIPNSEISIASNFTKEYSRVNLNISVGYGEDLERVIGVINRVCLQMYEEPDWKKKIIKAPQVLRVDALGSSGIDIKILGDTKPLVQWEVMGELRKRIKTEFDREGIEIPWPHMKVFFGNKMVEN from the coding sequence ATGATTGAATGGCTGCAAGCTTTTGGCATTAAGATCGCCATTATCGTCGTTTTGGGATTTGTCGGCTGGTTGTTGTCGACACGTTTAGTTCCTCGTGTTATTAGGCGAACGATTCATTTCAGGATGAGAGACAAACCAGAAATAATGATAAAAACCAGGAGCAAGACGATTTCGCATGTTATAACCAACACAATTGGAATAGTGATTGGTGTGATAGTGCTCTTCACGGTATTGGGACAGATCGGTGTGAATATCGGACCTGCTTTGGCCAGTCTTGGCGTCGTCGGACTGGCTATTAGTTTCGGGGCACAGGGTTTGATAAAGGATGTCTTAAACGGTCTTTTCATATTACTGGAAAATCAGTACGGAATCGGCGATGTTGTAAAGGTGGGAGGTGTCAGCGGTCTAGTTGAGGAGGTCAATCTGCGGCGGACTGTTCTTCGCGATCTTGATGGTATTGTCCACTATATTCCGAACAGCGAGATTTCTATTGCGAGTAATTTCACCAAGGAATACTCCCGCGTGAATTTGAATATCTCAGTTGGTTATGGCGAGGATCTAGAGCGTGTTATCGGTGTCATCAACCGCGTATGCCTTCAGATGTACGAGGAGCCTGACTGGAAAAAGAAAATAATCAAGGCACCACAGGTTCTGAGGGTAGATGCACTTGGCAGTTCAGGCATTGATATCAAGATTCTTGGGGACACAAAGCCGCTCGTGCAGTGGGAAGTCATGGGTGAATTGCGCAAGCGCATAAAAACAGAATTTGACCGGGAAGGTATTGAGATACCGTGGCCCCATATGAAGGTCTTTTTCGGTAATAAGATGGTCGAGAATTAA
- a CDS encoding SDR family oxidoreductase, which yields MKVLITGGAGFIGSHLVDHYVAAGDEVIVIDSLITGRRENIADHLNRGSITFLEEDVCNVDMISDGIDVIMHLASPASPFDYLRYPIETMRTSSVGTFNMLELSRREHAKFLLASTSEVYGDPEQHPQKEDYWGNVNPVGPRAVYDEGKRFAEALTAAYNREHKVETTIVRIFNTYGERMKEEDGRVVPTFISQALKNEPLTIFGDGKQTRSFCYISDMVEAITKAVKIGYAYPINIGNPKEYTMLEVADIIKKLCLSTSGLEFLPLPENDPKRRKPDIAKAKEILGWTPKVDLNAGLIRIIEWFRRKDD from the coding sequence ATGAAGGTTTTGATAACAGGTGGCGCAGGTTTCATCGGATCACATCTTGTTGATCATTATGTTGCGGCTGGTGATGAGGTGATTGTCATTGACAGTCTGATTACCGGGCGCAGGGAGAACATTGCAGACCACTTGAACAGAGGGAGCATCACTTTTCTCGAGGAAGATGTTTGTAATGTTGATATGATCTCGGATGGGATCGATGTCATTATGCATCTTGCATCGCCCGCCAGTCCGTTTGACTACCTAAGATATCCGATCGAAACAATGCGTACCTCATCAGTGGGGACATTCAACATGCTTGAACTAAGCAGGCGGGAACATGCAAAGTTTCTGCTGGCTTCGACTAGCGAGGTTTATGGCGATCCCGAGCAACACCCACAGAAAGAAGATTACTGGGGAAACGTTAATCCGGTTGGACCGAGAGCGGTATATGATGAAGGGAAGAGATTTGCTGAAGCGCTGACTGCTGCGTATAACCGGGAGCATAAGGTGGAAACAACGATCGTCAGGATATTCAACACCTACGGCGAACGGATGAAGGAAGAAGATGGACGGGTAGTCCCGACTTTCATCAGTCAGGCATTGAAGAACGAGCCGCTGACAATTTTCGGCGATGGCAAACAAACCAGGAGTTTCTGCTACATCAGCGATATGGTTGAGGCCATAACAAAGGCGGTCAAAATTGGATATGCCTATCCGATTAACATTGGTAATCCAAAGGAATACACCATGCTTGAGGTCGCTGATATCATAAAGAAGTTGTGCTTAAGCACATCGGGATTGGAATTCCTGCCACTGCCGGAAAATGACCCTAAGAGGAGAAAACCTGATATAGCGAAAGCAAAAGAGATACTTGGTTGGACCCCCAAGGTCGACCTGAATGCCGGTTTGATCCGGATCATTGAATGGTTCAGGAGGAAAGATGATTGA
- a CDS encoding UDP-glucose/GDP-mannose dehydrogenase family protein, whose translation MKVCMIGTGYVGLVSGTCFAEIGHEVICVDNDTSKIDVLKNGGIPIYEPGLEELVKKNVKAGRLSFTSNTGEGVDKSFFVFIAVGTPPKDNGEPDLSSIEQVAIEIGAAMRDYKIIIEKSTVPVQTGQWVRMVVERFNKHGSEFDVASNPEFLREGSAINDFLYADRIVLGVESKRAEEKLLELYRPIESPKIVTDIASAELIKHASNSFLSTKISFMNALSIICERSGGDVTKVAEGMGLDKRIGRDFLNAGAGFGGFCFPKDLKAFIGISAKLGYDFRLLKEVENINEEQMRRVVKKTEELLWNLRGKKIGVLGLAFKPNTDDMRFAPSITIISQLMSEGATVKAYDPVAMERAKKIMPDIDYCDNAYDVAEDVDAIVLVTEWAEFEKMDLQKVKKAMRQPVFVDGRNVFQPEKMKELGFIYSGIGR comes from the coding sequence ATGAAGGTGTGCATGATAGGCACGGGTTATGTTGGTCTTGTTTCGGGAACTTGCTTTGCTGAGATCGGTCACGAAGTCATTTGTGTTGATAACGACACAAGTAAAATCGATGTGTTGAAAAACGGCGGTATACCCATCTATGAGCCGGGGCTTGAGGAATTGGTGAAGAAGAACGTGAAAGCCGGCAGGCTCAGTTTCACGAGCAATACTGGTGAAGGTGTCGATAAGTCATTCTTCGTATTCATTGCCGTGGGTACTCCTCCCAAGGATAATGGAGAACCTGATCTGTCGAGCATCGAACAGGTGGCGATAGAGATCGGCGCAGCTATGCGTGATTACAAGATCATAATCGAGAAGAGTACGGTACCCGTACAGACAGGTCAATGGGTACGCATGGTGGTCGAAAGATTTAACAAACACGGTAGCGAGTTCGATGTGGCTTCGAATCCTGAGTTCCTGCGGGAAGGTTCTGCAATAAATGATTTCTTATACGCGGACCGGATCGTTCTGGGTGTTGAAAGCAAACGGGCAGAGGAGAAACTCCTTGAGCTTTACCGTCCCATTGAATCGCCGAAGATAGTCACTGATATAGCGAGTGCCGAGTTGATAAAGCACGCATCAAATTCTTTTCTTTCAACTAAGATATCCTTCATGAACGCGCTTTCGATCATTTGTGAGAGATCGGGTGGCGATGTTACAAAGGTAGCCGAAGGAATGGGGTTGGACAAGAGAATCGGACGTGATTTTTTGAACGCCGGTGCTGGTTTCGGTGGATTCTGTTTTCCCAAGGATCTGAAGGCTTTCATCGGCATATCAGCAAAACTTGGTTATGACTTTCGTCTTTTGAAAGAAGTTGAAAATATCAATGAGGAACAGATGCGCAGGGTCGTCAAGAAGACCGAAGAATTGCTGTGGAATCTCAGGGGCAAGAAGATTGGAGTTTTGGGCCTTGCTTTCAAACCCAACACAGATGACATGAGATTTGCGCCGTCTATTACGATTATTAGCCAATTAATGAGCGAGGGTGCGACCGTCAAAGCGTACGATCCTGTGGCCATGGAAAGAGCAAAGAAAATAATGCCGGATATCGATTATTGTGATAATGCTTATGATGTAGCAGAGGATGTCGATGCGATAGTGCTCGTTACCGAATGGGCGGAATTTGAAAAAATGGATTTACAGAAGGTGAAGAAAGCCATGCGTCAACCAGTATTTGTCGACGGGCGTAATGTATTTCAACCGGAGAAGATGAAGGAGTTGGGGTTCATCTATAGTGGAATAGGCCGATGA
- a CDS encoding flippase-like domain-containing protein, whose product MKNPKFRTLLTIARVVVGLGLIIFLFWALDIKEILVNIRGVSGRYLLYASVPYLIFILVSAWRWQVLLDFKKFNIPFGRTLVIYFISLFFNNFLPTTVGGDMMRVVYTMKDRRADSLATVIVDRILGFVGLFIFALIAVFYLLVMRNDTEFLPFMVVGLSIVLLVTYVFFSQKAYNTFSPLISRMRLLQLGERLNRLHAAGTEFGGAWGTIALCIVHSVIIQTTLAIAPFFVLLGMGHTEVGIIPFFLYVPIINVVSMIPVSLNGLGIRENSYVLLFSRVGLDGEVSLAMSLLSFFIIFVYSLIGGVLFLFYRRR is encoded by the coding sequence TTGAAAAACCCAAAGTTTAGAACATTGTTGACGATTGCCCGGGTCGTTGTTGGTTTAGGCCTGATCATATTCCTTTTCTGGGCACTCGATATAAAGGAAATACTGGTAAATATTCGTGGTGTCAGCGGAAGGTATCTTCTTTATGCGTCGGTACCTTATCTTATTTTTATCCTCGTTTCAGCATGGCGCTGGCAAGTGTTGCTTGATTTCAAAAAATTCAACATACCTTTTGGGCGTACGCTGGTGATATACTTTATTTCTCTTTTTTTCAACAACTTTCTACCGACAACAGTCGGCGGTGATATGATGCGTGTAGTATATACAATGAAGGACCGCCGAGCTGATTCACTGGCAACGGTTATCGTCGATCGAATACTGGGTTTTGTCGGTCTGTTCATTTTTGCTCTGATTGCGGTTTTTTATCTGTTAGTAATGAGAAACGATACTGAATTTCTTCCTTTCATGGTAGTTGGACTGAGTATTGTTCTGCTGGTTACATACGTTTTCTTTTCACAAAAAGCTTACAATACTTTCTCACCGCTTATCAGCAGGATGAGGTTATTACAACTCGGTGAGAGGCTCAACCGGTTACATGCGGCAGGAACCGAATTCGGTGGAGCTTGGGGTACGATCGCATTGTGTATTGTTCATTCAGTCATCATACAAACAACACTGGCGATCGCCCCGTTCTTTGTCTTGTTGGGCATGGGGCATACCGAGGTCGGGATCATTCCTTTTTTTCTTTATGTTCCCATCATAAACGTCGTATCCATGATCCCGGTGTCACTTAATGGACTCGGTATACGGGAGAATTCCTATGTTCTTCTATTTTCGCGAGTAGGGCTTGACGGTGAGGTTTCTCTGGCTATGTCGCTATTATCATTTTTTATTATTTTTGTCTATTCCCTCATCGGCGGTGTGTTGTTTCTGTTTTACAGACGGCGTTAA